DNA sequence from the Desulfatiglans sp. genome:
ATCCATCACCGGTATACTTGTCGAGGTTCTGAGGTGTGTAAAAATAGTTCTCATCAGGCACCCACCTTATCTTGTCATTGATGTCCCACTTGTAATATGTAAGGTTAATGGAGAGTTTATTATCAAGAAAACCCTGCTCAATCCCTGCATCCATATGTTTTCCTGTTTCAGGACGCAGATTGATGTTTCCTTGAGCGCCCATGCCCCAGCCCCAGTCTTCAAGGGGCCAGAAGAGGTCATTAGGTGTTGGGGCATTATAATGTTTGCCATAATTAATCTTTATTGCTTTATCCTTATTCGGGGTTATTATAACTCCATAACGTGGCACATACTTTCTACCAAATTCTGAGTGATCAGTTAGTCTTAAACCGGCAATCATCTTGAAATAGTCACATGCCCTGTACTGCCCCTCACCATAATATCCCTTTGTATCAAGATGCTGAGATGCCCTGGAAGGGGCTGAAAAAGTGCCGTTTTCATTGAGGGAGATAGTTGAATTTTTCCAGTCATACCTTTTATACTCTGCCCCAAAAAGGAATTTCAGATCATCAACAGGTTCAATATCTGTATTGGCCTCAACAGTAAAAACATTATTGGTAACCCATGAATCACTCCCGGCGATCACTGGTACAGGTTCTTCCCCTTCATAATTCATGCTATTATATCTGTTAAGGTTATAGTTCTCCATATCCAGATAACTTGCACTAAAATTTATGCCTGCCTTATCAAATGGCCTGCTTTTTATCCTTAATGAAGCTGACATATTCTCATCGCCCTGGCGGTTAAGCAGATTTGAGGCCTCGCCATCATAGAGCTTTGTAGTGCCGACATAAAAATCTGTTGTACCTGCTGGAGGCCTTACACCGGGCCTGCCCATCTCACGATCCACATAATCGGCATAAAGGCTTACATCAAGCAGATCATCCTTAACATATACAAGGTTCAGGCTGATATCTTTATGGTCCAAATCAGAATTACTCCTGAAACCATCACTCTCCTGTTTTCCTGCGGTAAGATAATAGCCGAAGTTTTCAATAATAAACATGCCATTCTCGAGAGAGAGTTCAAAGGCGCTGTTTGTGCCATACCCTGCCTGAGCATTAAGGGTTAATCTATCTTTTTCAGGCCTTTTGGTTATTATATTTACAATACCTCCCATTGCGCTTGTCCCATAAAGCAAAGACCCTGCGCCCTTAACAACCTCTACCCTTTCTATATTATTCATGGGTAGGCCATTCAGATTGGCGCTTCCAAGTGATGGCGAGTTTATAACAACCCCGTTAACAAGCACCTGGGTGCCATCAGCGGCCATGCCCCTTATGTGTATCTCCTCTGTTGCTCCGCCGTAATCACCCCGTGTCCTTAAATCAATACCCTGCTCATTGGCAAGAAGCTGGCCAACTGTCTTGGCGCCTGTATCCTCTATGTCAATGTAGTCCTTTACAATTACTGAATTGGGCACCTCTTTAATGCTTTCTTCTGTTTTGGTTGCTGTGACAACAACCTCATCCATCCTTTTAGGGTTTGACTTCTTCACATCTTTATCCTGGCTAAAACCGTCCACGGTTAACCCCAGGGC
Encoded proteins:
- a CDS encoding TonB-dependent receptor, with amino-acid sequence MVKRIVPLVFILALGLTVDGFSQDKDVKKSNPKRMDEVVVTATKTEESIKEVPNSVIVKDYIDIEDTGAKTVGQLLANEQGIDLRTRGDYGGATEEIHIRGMAADGTQVLVNGVVINSPSLGSANLNGLPMNNIERVEVVKGAGSLLYGTSAMGGIVNIITKRPEKDRLTLNAQAGYGTNSAFELSLENGMFIIENFGYYLTAGKQESDGFRSNSDLDHKDISLNLVYVKDDLLDVSLYADYVDREMGRPGVRPPAGTTDFYVGTTKLYDGEASNLLNRQGDENMSASLRIKSRPFDKAGINFSASYLDMENYNLNRYNSMNYEGEEPVPVIAGSDSWVTNNVFTVEANTDIEPVDDLKFLFGAEYKRYDWKNSTISLNENGTFSAPSRASQHLDTKGYYGEGQYRACDYFKMIAGLRLTDHSEFGRKYVPRYGVIITPNKDKAIKINYGKHYNAPTPNDLFWPLEDWGWGMGAQGNINLRPETGKHMDAGIEQGFLDNKLSINLTYYKWDINDKIRWVPDENYFYTPQNLDKYTGDGYEAGVNYTINESVSLNLNYTYSDAKEEQIGGVTRKARYTADDYLKLGVNYFNEKGLGVSAALRYTGERPGSYALDTDVNPDVMLDSYYTVDININQRLYDHWLLALNILNMFDEEYDTYTESFRNQSTSVTSMGYYPGAGRSMFLSIAYEY